Part of the Funiculus sociatus GB2-C1 genome is shown below.
CAAAAGGGCGGCTTGTTCCAGTAATAGCTGATTCAGCTTTTGGGCGATCGCTTTCTCGGAAGTATTCCCGGCTTGCATCTGTTCGCATATCTCTAAAACCTGCGTCGCCACCGATACGTGTATCAATCTACACCATCTAGCCCATAACGAACCCAGGTGATAGAGACTAGGAACAAAAGTTGCGCTTTCTTCCAGTGGCAGTTCCACAAACGCTTGGGTAACAATATCAGACTTGTCTGATGCACCATTACCGTTGTGTGTTGGGGAAAATCCTATACCCGTGTCTTCGACTGGATCGGCGTAAAGTTCCAATAGGCGCACTCGCCAGCCGTCTACCCGGAGATTGTCTTCCACTAAAAGGCTATAAAGTACACCATTATCTGCTAAAGGTTTCCAAAGCTCCAAAATTTGCCAAAGCCAATAAATCTGACGCACTGCTGGTGCTTGCGGCAAAGCTTCCACCAAAGAAGGGACAAGCTTGCCAGTCGCATCTATTGGCGCATCCAGTAACAGAATTTCGACAGCAGCAGTCGAAGTTTCTAGCACAGCGTATCCATAAGCCTCCGGGACGTGGAGGCGCTGGGGATACAAATGTAGGTAAGGGTAAACGCTGTTTGGCAGCTGTTCGGGGTGAGGCGGCTGTTCGGGAAGGGTATCCCGCCAAATTTGAGGTGCAACAACCTGATATCTGCCTTGTACTAACTCGCCAGGTGGGATCGTTGCTGCGGCTGGGTTAGCTGCCCAAAGATAGCGATGTCCTGAGAGAATGTCCTTCGGTTCGCGTTGAAATTGGGAACTGTTCATAAATTAAAGTTTTTATACAAAAATCTTAAATCATACTGTCAATAAGAAAAATTGAGTTTTTTCCTCGGAAACATAGATGAAGTGTTGTAGTAAATAATAAAGTCACGATGTCTTCCAATCCTAACTGGCTAGAGTGGAATAGTGGATTGTACCTCAATAACTACACTCACGCCTGCTATCAAGAAGGGATTGAGTTTTATGACGATCTGGTTACTGGTAAGGCAAATAAATACCTCTCCACTTATGGGGTTGCTGGGAAGCTTCTTTGGATTGAACCTGACTATGTTTTGGTTAATAGTAGGGGCAATGCTTTGCTTGGTAGAACTGTTTGTCCCAACGGCTTTTACCGCCTTTATGATGGGCATGGGCGCTTTTGTGGTGGCGCTGGTTACGATGGTGCTACCACTGAAGGGGGCTTTTCAGGTGGCGCTTTGGCTGGTGCTTTCGACTGCTTTCGTCTACCTCAGCCATCGCTTGATGCCGAAGCGTCGGGTATCGTCTATTGAAAATGCTACCGAGGCTCAAACCGTTTCAGAGATTTTGCCAGGAGAGACAGGTAGGGTTCTATACGAAGGTAGTTCTTGGCGGGCAAGGTGTGGGGATGAGAAACTAGCGATCGCTCCCAATCAAAAAGTTTACATTGTGGGACGCGAAGGCACAACTCTGATTGTGCTGCCAGCAAATCTGTTGAAGTCATAGCCCTAGTATTCTAATCGGACGAGTTACAAAGAACGAGGTTTAAAATGGAATCATTTTTTAGTTTATTGATAGCTTTAGTCCTGGGTGGTTCTGCCCTCTCTGGTGTCAAAATTGTGACCCAAGGAAACGAAGCTTTAGTGGAAACTTTGGGTAAATATAACGGTAAGAAGCTCAAGCCCGGTCTAAATTTCGTTATTCCAGTTTATGAAAGAGTCGCTTATCAAGCAACCGTTCGGGAGAGAGTTTTAGACATTCCTCCCCAACAATGTATTACCCGCGACAACGTTTCTATGACTGCTGACGCCGTAGTTTACTGGCGAATTTTGGATTTAGAGAAAGCTTACTATAAAGTGGAAAATCTCCAGTCAGCAATGGTGAATTTAGTATTAACTCAAATTCGCTCAGAAATGGGTAGATTGGAACTAGATGAAACCTTTACAGCCCGTTCTCAAATCAATGAAATTCTGCTCAGAGATTTAGACGAAGCTACCGATCCTTGGGGAGTGAAAGTCACGCGGGTAGAACTGAGAGATATTGTTCCTTCCAAGGCGGTACAGGAATCGATGGAATTACAAATGTCGGCAGAACGTCGCAAACGGGCGGCAATTCTGACATCTGAAGGCGAACGAGAATCAGCAGTTAACTCTGCTAGAGGTAAGGCTGAAGCGCAAGTTTTAGACGCAGAAGCTCGTCAAAAATCTGCAATTCTGGAGGCGGAGGGTCAACAAAAAACAATCATTCTCAAAGCTCAAGCCGAACGTCAACAGCAAGTTCTTAAAGCTCAGGCTACAGCTGAGGCGATGCAAGTGATTTCAAAAATCCTCAAAACTGATGCCAATGCCCAAGAAGCTCTGCAATTCTTAGTAGCCCAAAATTATATCGAAATGGGGACGACGATTGGCAAGAGTGACAGCAGCAAGGTGATGTTTATGGATCCCCGCAGCATTCCTGGTACTTTGGAGGGACTTCGCTCGCTTGTGGGAGAATCTAATCAGCCGCAATTTTTAGATTTAGACGAAGACGCTTAATTAGTTAATGGCTAATGGCGATGAACAATTAGCCATTAGCTATTCTTCAGTTAGCGTTTTCACTAGCAACAGGAGCAATAGAGCAGCGATCGCATAGTCCAAAAAACTCCAGCGTGTGGTAAAAAATCTTAAAGGAGTGCGACTGTTGCAACTGCGTCTCCAGATTATGAACTGGGCATTCGTTGATGGGGATTGAGTCTCCACACTGCAAACAAGTCAGGTGATGCTTGTCTTGCTGGACACTGCTGTAGAGCGATTCGCCACTAGCCAACGTCCGCACCTGCACTACGCCTTCTAGTTTCAAAGCTTCCAAAGAGCGATAAACTGTTGCTAAACCCATACTCTGATCGCGATTGCGAAGTTCTACATAGATATCCTGAGCTGAGACAGCTCGGTTCATTGTCTTGAGCAGGTTCAGAATCCGATCCTGACTGCGGGTGCGTTGGGCTTTCATGGTCTCATCTGGTTTAGATATTCTTAATCTTTTCAGGTTTTAACTGATAACAGTCTCTATTTCCACGTTAGATCATCGAAAGATCACCCATCTTGCACCCGTCCAGCTTTAAAATAGTACATCTGTGACATTGGAAGTGAAAAATTGGGGAATCGTCTGTGAATCTGAAATATCAGGCTAAAATTTACGTGACGCTCCGACCTTCGGTTCTCGATCCAGCTGGCACGGCGGTACAGTCGAGTTTGCAGCATTTGGGATATGAAAATGTCGAGCAGGTGCGAATCGGGAAGTACATTGAGCTGATGGTAACGGCATCTGAGGAGGATGAGGCGCGTCAGCAGTTAGATCGGATGTGCGATCAATTGTTGGCAAATCCGGTAATTGAAAATTATCGGTTTGAATTAATTGAGGTGGAAGCGCAGACAGGCGTGATTTAGGTTTTTCACCCCACCCCAACCCCTCCCCGTCAACGGGGAGGGGCTAAGAGGAAGGAGGGTTTTTGGGAGAAGGAAAAAAAATGAAATTTGGGGTTGTGGTTTTTCCGGGTTCAAATTGCGATCGCGATGTCGCCTATGTGACTCGCGATTTGCTTTCTCAGCCGACGCGAATGGTTTGGCATGAAGAAACTGATATTTCTGATTTAGATGTGGTGGTGATTCCGGGTGGTTTCAGCTACGGGGATTATCTGCGTTGCGGCGCGATCGCTCGTTTCTCCCCAGTAATGAAAGCAACAATCGAACACGCCTCACAGGGTAAGTTTGTCTTGGGTATTTGCAACGGTTTTCAGGTACTAACTGAGGCGGGATTGTTACCTGGGGCTTTGGTACGAAATCGGGATTTGCATTTTATTTGCGATCGCTCTCCTGTCAAAGTTGAACGCACTAATCTCTCTTGGACGCAAGAATACAAATCTGGGCAAGTTATCACATTACCAATTGCCCACGGCGAAGGTCAATATTACGCCGATGCCGATACTCTGGCAAAGTTGGAAGATAACAATCAAGTCGTCTTCCGCTATGAAGGAGACAATCCCAACGGTTCTATAAATAATATTGCCGGGATTTGCAATATTAAGGGAAATGTGCTGGGAATGATGCCGCACCCAGAACGCGCCTCAGACGCTATGCTGGGCGGCACTGATGGCATAAAACTGTTTCAAGGATTGTTAGCAGCAGTTGGTGCAATGGCGTAGTTGCGGCTTGAGCGAGTGGTGTGGTGATTGTAGGCGATCGCTGCTAGGCTGGCGACAAGACAAGTGCTTCCCAGCCACAGCAGGATGTAGGTAGGAGCCATCACCACGCCTATCTGGAACCAAGTCCAGACGTGGAACACCATTACTAAAGCAAAGCAAATTGCCGCGATCGCACTCCGCCATACTTGGACTGGCGGACGACGGCGTGCAGCGGCAACTACTGTCAGCGTGGTAGCAACCAAGTTGGCTGGAACCAGAAACGCACAAATGGCGATACAGTGGGTGCGCGAGAATTCGGATAAGGTATTTAAGTCGAGCATTATTTCATTGTATCGAATTGCAAAATTTTACAAGACTTTTCTTTTTAGAGAATCACACTCTCTGCTGTTGATAACATTTATTCACATAGACAGGTGATCGCTTTCTTAAAAAAGAGTATTAGCGCGTCTAAATAAAACTACATAATTTGTTTTAAATCTAATACAAATCCAGGTAAAACATCTTCCCCTGATAAAGTTGCCGGATTTTCTAGAATTTCCACATCCTGACCTTGACGATAGATTTCCACGTGCTGGTTTTTTCGGTCTATCAACCAACCCAATCTAGCGCCATTTTCCATGTACTCTTGCATTTTCTCTTGCAATTCTTTGAGAGAATCACTCTTGGATCGCAACTCAATCACAAAATCGGGACAGATGGGAGCAAATCTCTGTTGTTCTTCGGCGGTTAAAGCATCCCAGCGATCGCAACGAATCCAAGACGCATCAGGGGAACGATTTGCGCCATTAGGCAGTGTGAAGCCACTTGAAGAGTCAAAGCCTTTGCCTAGATTCGTCTGTTTGTTCCAGATTCCTAACTCTACTGCAATATCAAAGTTATGGTTGCCAGTTTCGCTACCTGTAGGTGGCATAATAATTAATTCTCCCGATGCCGTGCGCTCAAATCTATAATCGCGGTTGTTCTGACACAGCTTCCAAAACTGCTCATCAGTCAAATCGATTTTCAATTCGAGAGTTGAAGGCAATGCGATCGCAGCCGTTTGCATAGACTTATCTCAACATCTTCCTTTGGTATACACTTTCTAGT
Proteins encoded:
- a CDS encoding NfeD family protein; amino-acid sequence: MFWLIVGAMLCLVELFVPTAFTAFMMGMGAFVVALVTMVLPLKGAFQVALWLVLSTAFVYLSHRLMPKRRVSSIENATEAQTVSEILPGETGRVLYEGSSWRARCGDEKLAIAPNQKVYIVGREGTTLIVLPANLLKS
- a CDS encoding SPFH domain-containing protein; this encodes MESFFSLLIALVLGGSALSGVKIVTQGNEALVETLGKYNGKKLKPGLNFVIPVYERVAYQATVRERVLDIPPQQCITRDNVSMTADAVVYWRILDLEKAYYKVENLQSAMVNLVLTQIRSEMGRLELDETFTARSQINEILLRDLDEATDPWGVKVTRVELRDIVPSKAVQESMELQMSAERRKRAAILTSEGERESAVNSARGKAEAQVLDAEARQKSAILEAEGQQKTIILKAQAERQQQVLKAQATAEAMQVISKILKTDANAQEALQFLVAQNYIEMGTTIGKSDSSKVMFMDPRSIPGTLEGLRSLVGESNQPQFLDLDEDA
- a CDS encoding Fur family transcriptional regulator, with product MKAQRTRSQDRILNLLKTMNRAVSAQDIYVELRNRDQSMGLATVYRSLEALKLEGVVQVRTLASGESLYSSVQQDKHHLTCLQCGDSIPINECPVHNLETQLQQSHSFKIFYHTLEFFGLCDRCSIAPVASENAN
- the purS gene encoding phosphoribosylformylglycinamidine synthase subunit PurS, yielding MNLKYQAKIYVTLRPSVLDPAGTAVQSSLQHLGYENVEQVRIGKYIELMVTASEEDEARQQLDRMCDQLLANPVIENYRFELIEVEAQTGVI
- the purQ gene encoding phosphoribosylformylglycinamidine synthase subunit PurQ gives rise to the protein MKFGVVVFPGSNCDRDVAYVTRDLLSQPTRMVWHEETDISDLDVVVIPGGFSYGDYLRCGAIARFSPVMKATIEHASQGKFVLGICNGFQVLTEAGLLPGALVRNRDLHFICDRSPVKVERTNLSWTQEYKSGQVITLPIAHGEGQYYADADTLAKLEDNNQVVFRYEGDNPNGSINNIAGICNIKGNVLGMMPHPERASDAMLGGTDGIKLFQGLLAAVGAMA
- a CDS encoding Uma2 family endonuclease; this encodes MQTAAIALPSTLELKIDLTDEQFWKLCQNNRDYRFERTASGELIIMPPTGSETGNHNFDIAVELGIWNKQTNLGKGFDSSSGFTLPNGANRSPDASWIRCDRWDALTAEEQQRFAPICPDFVIELRSKSDSLKELQEKMQEYMENGARLGWLIDRKNQHVEIYRQGQDVEILENPATLSGEDVLPGFVLDLKQIM